The following proteins come from a genomic window of Streptomyces liliiviolaceus:
- a CDS encoding DUF3253 domain-containing protein has translation MTESGRRDDRRLERAILELLERRAPTATICPSDAARAVYTGDGDGWRALMEPARRAAGRLVEAGEVEITQGGRVVEPAKARGPIRIRRVR, from the coding sequence GTGACGGAGAGCGGACGGCGGGACGACCGGCGCCTGGAGCGGGCCATCCTGGAGTTGCTGGAGCGCCGTGCCCCGACCGCGACGATCTGCCCCTCGGACGCCGCGCGGGCGGTGTACACGGGCGACGGCGACGGCTGGCGCGCCCTCATGGAACCCGCCCGCCGCGCTGCCGGACGGCTCGTCGAGGCCGGCGAGGTGGAGATCACCCAGGGCGGCCGGGTCGTCGAGCCGGCGAAGGCCCGCGGCCCGATCCGGATCCGCCGCGTGCGCTGA
- a CDS encoding LysR family transcriptional regulator, protein MQLDLNLLTALDALLEEGSVTDAAARLHVSTPAMSRTLGRIRRATGDEILVRTGRTMTPTPRALALRATVHELVQQARTVLSPDTEVDLAALERTFILKWHDALAAAAGPHLIRSLHAEAPGVRLRFLAEASTDTHDPRRGDIDLEAGASEPSSPEIRHEVVGHDRLVLALRPTHPLCDGREGGDGTLGLEDYVSAEHITVSRRGRLRDPIDDVLEARGLSRRVVAAAPTAATALQFVRHHDLVAAVPRLISRPLLDGLGLCVRPLPLPMPEVPVQLAWHQRYDNDPAHTWLRRHARTALHEACAATDGVTPGP, encoded by the coding sequence ATGCAACTGGACCTGAATCTGCTCACCGCGCTCGACGCCCTGCTCGAAGAGGGCAGCGTGACGGACGCCGCCGCCCGCCTGCATGTGTCCACTCCCGCGATGAGCCGCACCCTGGGCCGGATCCGCCGGGCCACGGGCGACGAGATCCTGGTGCGCACCGGCCGCACCATGACACCCACACCCCGCGCCCTCGCCCTGCGTGCGACCGTGCACGAGCTGGTCCAGCAGGCCCGGACGGTCCTGTCCCCCGACACGGAGGTCGATCTGGCGGCCCTGGAGCGGACCTTCATCCTCAAATGGCACGACGCGCTCGCCGCGGCGGCCGGCCCGCACCTGATCCGCTCCCTGCACGCCGAGGCACCCGGGGTCCGGCTGCGTTTCCTGGCGGAGGCCAGTACCGACACCCATGACCCTCGCCGGGGGGACATCGACCTCGAAGCCGGCGCGAGCGAGCCCTCCTCGCCCGAGATCCGTCACGAGGTCGTGGGCCACGACCGGCTGGTCCTGGCCCTGCGCCCCACCCACCCGCTGTGCGACGGGAGAGAGGGCGGCGACGGCACGCTCGGCCTGGAGGACTACGTGAGTGCCGAGCACATCACCGTCTCCCGCCGGGGACGGCTGCGCGACCCCATCGACGACGTACTGGAGGCCCGGGGACTGAGCCGTCGGGTCGTGGCCGCCGCCCCCACCGCCGCCACGGCCCTGCAGTTCGTCCGCCACCACGACCTGGTCGCCGCGGTGCCCCGGCTGATCAGCCGCCCGCTGCTGGACGGCCTGGGCCTGTGCGTCCGGCCACTGCCGCTGCCCATGCCCGAGGTCCCCGTCCAGCTGGCCTGGCACCAGCGCTACGACAACGACCCCGCCCACACCTGGCTGCGCCGGCACGCCCGTACCGCCCTGCACGAGGCGTGCGCCGCCACCGACGGCGTGACACCGGGCCCGTGA
- a CDS encoding glycosyltransferase 87 family protein — protein sequence MAAARGPRFPYALLATWGLTRLLLLLFVFKVFVFPGPDVTSDVSVTYQNWYEVLRTGTFPLNDVTWQYPPAAALAILSPALLPFLAYTQAFFVLACAADLIAFGLLLYAALRTDGPAPVSVRGVWVWVIGVPLLGPTVYARYDVIVTAVAVAALLAGVRHPKVMGVLAAIGAMLKVWPVLLLVGTTGRKAWGAAAAAAAAIALVFVVSMPGAFAFLTFQRDRGTEVESLGSLVFHIARHHGWEGQVLLNYGSVEFLGPYVDVVSTVALMLTGLAFGWLLLWRLCATRFLVHTAADAAFMAVLLFTTTSRVISPQYLVWLVGLAAVCLLFRGSRMGWPAVMVLAACLFTVLEFPIFFADVVASTDLGIELLVIRNGLLVAATVTAGVLLWRDTVSYADPAPAPGRAEPADEESLTS from the coding sequence ATGGCGGCAGCCAGGGGGCCGAGGTTCCCGTACGCACTGCTGGCGACCTGGGGCCTGACCAGACTGCTGCTCCTGCTCTTCGTCTTCAAGGTGTTCGTCTTCCCCGGCCCGGACGTCACGAGCGACGTCTCGGTGACCTACCAGAACTGGTACGAGGTCCTGCGCACCGGCACGTTCCCACTGAACGACGTCACCTGGCAGTACCCGCCGGCCGCCGCGCTCGCGATCCTCTCCCCCGCGCTCCTGCCCTTCCTCGCCTACACGCAGGCGTTCTTCGTCCTCGCCTGCGCCGCGGACCTGATCGCCTTCGGCCTGCTCCTGTACGCGGCCCTGCGCACCGACGGACCGGCGCCGGTGTCGGTGCGCGGCGTCTGGGTGTGGGTGATCGGCGTCCCCCTGCTCGGGCCGACCGTGTACGCGCGCTACGACGTGATAGTGACCGCCGTCGCCGTGGCCGCGCTGCTCGCGGGCGTGCGGCACCCGAAGGTGATGGGCGTCCTCGCGGCGATCGGCGCGATGCTGAAGGTGTGGCCGGTGCTGCTGCTCGTGGGCACGACCGGACGCAAGGCCTGGGGCGCGGCCGCGGCCGCCGCGGCGGCCATCGCGCTGGTGTTCGTCGTGTCGATGCCGGGCGCGTTCGCGTTCCTGACCTTCCAGCGCGACCGCGGGACCGAGGTCGAGTCGCTGGGCTCGCTGGTCTTCCACATCGCCCGGCACCACGGCTGGGAGGGCCAGGTCCTGCTCAACTACGGCTCGGTGGAATTCCTCGGCCCGTACGTCGACGTGGTGAGCACGGTGGCGCTGATGCTGACCGGGCTCGCCTTCGGCTGGCTGCTCCTGTGGCGGCTGTGCGCGACCCGCTTCCTGGTGCACACGGCCGCCGACGCCGCGTTCATGGCGGTCCTGCTGTTCACCACGACGAGCCGGGTCATCAGCCCGCAGTACCTGGTGTGGCTGGTCGGGCTGGCCGCCGTGTGCCTGCTCTTCCGCGGCAGCCGGATGGGGTGGCCGGCGGTGATGGTGCTGGCGGCGTGCCTCTTCACCGTCCTGGAGTTCCCGATCTTCTTCGCGGACGTCGTCGCCAGCACCGACCTTGGCATCGAACTGCTCGTGATCCGCAACGGCCTGCTGGTCGCGGCGACCGTCACCGCGGGGGTGCTCCTGTGGCGCGACACCGTGTCGTACGCGGATCCGGCCCCGGCGCCCGGCCGGGCGGAGCCCGCCGACGAGGAATCCCTGACCTCCTGA
- a CDS encoding glycosyltransferase family 4 protein, whose protein sequence is MHKTLIVTNDFPPRPGGIQAFLHNMALRLDPERLVVYASTWKRGREGAEATAAFDAEQPFVIVRDRTTMLLPTPRVSRRAVGLLREHGCTSVWFGAAAPLGLLAPALRKAGAERLVATTHGHEAGWAQLPAARQLLGRIGESTDTITYLGEYTRSRIATALTPEAAGRMVQLPPGVDEKTFHPGSGGDAVRARLGLTDRPVVVCVSRLVPRKGQDTLILAMPRILASEPEAVLLIVGGGPYEKELRRLAYETGVADSVRFTGAVPWSELPAHYGAGDVFAMPCRTRRGGLDVEGLGIVYLEASATGLPVVAGDSGGAPDAVLDGETGWVVRGGSAEDAADRIVTLLGDAELRRRMGERGREWVESHWRWDLLAEGLRGLL, encoded by the coding sequence ATGCACAAGACCCTGATCGTGACCAACGACTTCCCGCCGAGACCGGGCGGTATCCAGGCCTTCCTGCACAACATGGCGTTGCGCCTGGACCCCGAACGGCTCGTCGTCTACGCCTCCACGTGGAAGCGCGGCCGGGAAGGTGCCGAGGCCACAGCGGCCTTCGACGCCGAACAGCCCTTCGTCATCGTACGCGACCGAACAACCATGCTGCTGCCCACTCCGAGGGTGTCCCGGCGGGCCGTCGGGCTGCTGCGGGAGCACGGCTGCACCTCGGTGTGGTTCGGTGCGGCGGCGCCGCTCGGGCTGCTCGCGCCCGCGCTGCGCAAGGCGGGCGCGGAGCGGCTCGTGGCCACCACGCACGGGCATGAGGCGGGGTGGGCGCAGCTGCCTGCCGCGCGTCAACTCCTGGGCAGGATCGGGGAGTCGACGGACACGATCACGTATCTCGGGGAGTACACCCGGTCGCGGATCGCCACCGCGCTGACGCCCGAGGCGGCGGGTCGGATGGTGCAACTTCCGCCCGGGGTCGACGAGAAGACGTTCCACCCCGGGTCGGGCGGGGACGCCGTCCGGGCGCGGCTCGGTCTCACCGACCGGCCGGTGGTGGTGTGCGTCTCGCGGCTGGTCCCGCGCAAGGGGCAGGACACGCTGATTCTCGCGATGCCGCGCATCCTGGCGAGCGAGCCTGAGGCCGTGCTGCTGATCGTGGGGGGCGGGCCGTACGAGAAGGAACTGCGCCGGCTCGCGTACGAGACCGGTGTCGCCGATTCCGTCCGCTTCACCGGGGCGGTGCCCTGGTCCGAACTCCCGGCCCACTACGGGGCGGGTGACGTCTTCGCCATGCCGTGCCGGACGCGGCGCGGGGGGCTGGACGTGGAGGGGCTCGGCATCGTCTACCTGGAGGCTTCCGCGACGGGCCTTCCCGTGGTCGCGGGTGACTCCGGGGGTGCGCCGGACGCGGTGCTCGACGGGGAGACGGGGTGGGTGGTGCGGGGTGGCTCCGCGGAGGACGCCGCGGACCGGATCGTCACGCTCCTCGGCGATGCGGAGTTGCGGCGGCGGATGGGGGAGCGGGGGCGGGAGTGGGTCGAGTCCCACTGGCGCTGGGACCTCCTGGCGGAGGGGTTGCGGGGGTTGCTGTAG
- a CDS encoding AMP-dependent synthetase/ligase, whose translation MREFSLPALYEVPADGNLTDIVRRNAAQHPDVAVIARKVGGTWTDVTATAFLAEVQAAAKGLIASGVQPGDRVALMSRTRYEWTLLDFAIWSAGAVTVPVYETSSPEQVQWILGDSGAIAIVVELDAHTAAVESVRDRLPHLKHVWQIEGGGIDELDRAGKDVSDAAVEERSSLAKADDPATIVYTSGTTGRPKGCVLTHRSFFAECGNIVERLRPLFRTGECSVLLFLPLAHVFGRLVQVAPMMAPIKLGMVPDIKNLTDELASFRPTLILGVPRVFEKVYNSARAKAQADGKGKIFDKAADTAIAYSRALDTPAGPSIGLRIKHKTFDKLVYSKLRAVLGGKGEYAISGGAPLGERLGHFFRGIGFTVLEGYGLTESCAATAFNPWDRQKIGTVGQPLPGSVIRIADDGEVLLHGEHLFKGYWNNEGATEEALADGWFHTGDIGTLDEDGYLRITGRKKEIIVTAGGKNVAPAVIEDRIRAHALVAECMVVGDGRPFVGALVTIDEEFLGRWAEDHGKPAGSTAASLALDPDLLAALQSAVDDGNAAVSKAESVRKFRVLSHQFTEDSGHLTPSLKLKRNVVAKDYATEIEAIYQA comes from the coding sequence TTGCGCGAGTTCAGCCTTCCGGCTTTGTACGAGGTCCCTGCGGACGGCAATCTGACCGACATCGTCCGCAGAAACGCCGCGCAGCATCCCGATGTCGCGGTCATCGCCCGCAAGGTCGGCGGTACCTGGACGGATGTCACGGCCACCGCCTTCCTCGCCGAGGTGCAGGCCGCCGCGAAGGGCCTGATCGCCTCGGGCGTCCAGCCCGGCGACCGCGTCGCCCTGATGTCCCGCACGCGGTACGAGTGGACGCTGCTCGACTTCGCCATCTGGAGCGCGGGCGCCGTCACCGTACCGGTGTACGAGACCAGCTCCCCGGAGCAGGTGCAGTGGATCCTCGGCGACTCCGGAGCGATCGCGATCGTCGTGGAGCTGGACGCGCACACCGCCGCCGTCGAGTCCGTGCGCGACCGGCTGCCGCACCTCAAGCACGTCTGGCAGATCGAGGGCGGCGGGATCGACGAGCTCGACCGCGCCGGCAAGGACGTCTCGGACGCCGCGGTCGAGGAGCGCAGCTCGCTCGCCAAGGCCGACGACCCGGCGACGATCGTCTACACCAGCGGCACCACCGGGCGCCCCAAGGGCTGTGTGCTGACCCACCGCAGCTTCTTCGCCGAGTGCGGCAACATCGTGGAGCGGCTGCGGCCGCTGTTCCGTACCGGCGAGTGCTCGGTGCTCCTCTTCCTGCCGCTCGCGCACGTCTTCGGACGGCTCGTGCAGGTCGCGCCGATGATGGCGCCGATCAAGCTGGGCATGGTCCCGGACATCAAGAACCTCACCGACGAACTGGCCTCGTTCCGGCCGACGCTGATCCTCGGTGTGCCGCGCGTCTTCGAGAAGGTCTACAACTCGGCGCGGGCCAAGGCGCAGGCCGACGGCAAGGGCAAGATCTTCGACAAGGCGGCGGACACGGCGATCGCGTACAGCCGCGCGCTGGACACCCCGGCGGGGCCGTCGATCGGCCTGCGGATCAAACACAAGACGTTCGACAAACTCGTCTACAGCAAGCTGCGCGCGGTGCTCGGCGGCAAGGGCGAGTACGCGATCTCGGGCGGCGCGCCGCTGGGCGAGCGCCTCGGCCACTTCTTCCGCGGCATCGGCTTCACGGTCCTTGAGGGGTACGGGCTGACCGAGTCCTGCGCGGCCACCGCGTTCAACCCGTGGGACCGGCAGAAGATCGGCACGGTCGGGCAGCCGCTGCCGGGCTCGGTGATCCGCATCGCCGACGACGGCGAGGTGCTGCTGCACGGCGAGCACCTGTTCAAGGGGTACTGGAACAACGAGGGCGCGACCGAGGAGGCGCTGGCCGACGGCTGGTTCCACACCGGTGACATCGGCACGCTCGACGAGGACGGGTACCTCCGGATCACCGGCCGCAAGAAGGAGATCATCGTCACGGCGGGCGGCAAGAACGTCGCCCCTGCCGTCATCGAGGACCGCATCCGGGCGCACGCGCTGGTCGCGGAGTGCATGGTCGTCGGCGACGGGCGGCCGTTCGTGGGCGCGCTCGTCACCATCGACGAGGAGTTCCTGGGGCGCTGGGCCGAGGACCACGGGAAGCCTGCCGGGTCGACCGCGGCGTCCCTGGCACTCGACCCGGATCTGCTCGCGGCGCTCCAGAGCGCGGTGGACGACGGGAACGCGGCGGTGTCGAAGGCGGAGTCCGTGCGGAAGTTCCGTGTGCTGTCGCACCAGTTCACGGAGGATTCGGGGCACTTGACCCCGTCGCTGAAGCTGAAGCGGAATGTTGTGGCGAAGGATTACGCGACGGAGATCGAAGCGATCTATCAGGCCTGA